In Myxococcales bacterium, the genomic stretch GTCTTTCCTTCGGTGCCCATCAACCGATATAGTGCGAGCCCGTCGAAATCTACCCGCTACAGGAAGGTAATCCGTTGAAGAAACGCGAGATGCAGAAGTTTCGGAAGGCCCTTGAGGAACAGCGGAACGAGATCCTCGAGAACGCGCGCAAGACGTTGTCCGGTGAGATCCATTTGGATCCGGACGACTTCCCGGATGAAATCGACACTGCTTCCTCAGAGATGAATTTGGCCTTTCAGGGGCGCCTGCGCGAACGCGAGCGCGGTCTTCTGGCGAAAATCAATCGGGCGCTCGATCGGATCGAACAGGGTATCTTCGGCGAGTGTGAGAGCTGCGGCGAAGATATCAGCACCAAGCGCATCCAGGCGCGTCCCATGGCCCAGCTCTGCATCGACTGCAAAGCCGAGCAAGAGCAACAGGAACGCCGCGACGACTGAGCTGTGTGTGCAGCGCCTCGAACCGGCCGATCGGTTTTGGGGTTCCGTGCGCACGTTCTCGGCGTAGACTCCCAGTCCGGATTCCCGCCATGGCAGATCAGCGCGCAACTTCAATGGTTCTCGGCATCGAGAGCTCCTGTGACGAGATGGCCGCCGCCATTGTCCGTGGCGAGCGCGAGATCGTTTCGAGTCTGGTCCACGGCCAGGATGATGTACACCGACCCTATGGCGGGGTCGTCCCCGAACTCGCTTCCCGCGACCATGTGCTCGCAGTTTCCGATGTCGTCGATCTGACCCTCGAACGCGCGGGTGTCAAGCTGAGTGATCTCACCGGTGTCGCGGTTACGGCAGGGCCGGGTCTGGTCGGATCGCTGCTCGTTGGCCTTTCCTTTGGCAAGGCGCTGGCGTACCGCCTGGGGATTCCGGTGGTGGGTGTGCATCATTTGCTGGGGCATCTGACTGCCGCAGAACTCTGCGCACCCGAACTTACGCGTCCCTATCTCGGGCTGGTCGTGAGTGGGGGACACACGGCGCTGTACCGGGTTGAAGCCGAGGGTGCGCCGGCGCTCCTGGGAGAAACCCTCGACGACGCCGCGGGCGAGGCCTTTGACAAAGTCGCCAAGTTGTTGGGCCTGGGCTTTCCGGGCGGGCCAGCGGTTGCTGCCGCCGCCGTCCAGGGTGATCCCAAGGCGGTGGACTTTCCCAGGCCCATGTCGAAAAGGCCAGGACTCGGCTTTTCGTACAGCGGTCTCAAGACAGCCGTCGCAATCGAAGTGGAAAGACGCGGAGGGCAGGGCGCGCTCAGCGAGGGAGAGATTGCCGATCTCGCCGCTTCGTTTGAAGCTGCGGCCACCGACATTCTGGTGCTGAAGGCCAGGCGCGCGATTGCGGCCGAAGGACTTGCGAGTCTTGCGGTGGTCGGGGGCGTGGCGGCCAATCGGCGACTGCGAGACCAGATGGAACGCGCGGGCAAGAAAGATGATTTCGATGTTGTCTTTCCGCCCAGGGAGTTGTGCACCGACAACGCGGCGATGATTGCGGCCGCGGGAGCGCGCTTGTTGGCAGAGGGCTACCACGACGGCATCGACCTCAACGCATTTTCCCGGGTTCCACTGGGAGAGACTCCCTGGCGCAGCGCCATTGCAGATGCGGTGAGCGAAAC encodes the following:
- a CDS encoding TraR/DksA C4-type zinc finger protein, producing MKKREMQKFRKALEEQRNEILENARKTLSGEIHLDPDDFPDEIDTASSEMNLAFQGRLRERERGLLAKINRALDRIEQGIFGECESCGEDISTKRIQARPMAQLCIDCKAEQEQQERRDD
- the tsaD gene encoding tRNA (adenosine(37)-N6)-threonylcarbamoyltransferase complex transferase subunit TsaD, whose amino-acid sequence is MVLGIESSCDEMAAAIVRGEREIVSSLVHGQDDVHRPYGGVVPELASRDHVLAVSDVVDLTLERAGVKLSDLTGVAVTAGPGLVGSLLVGLSFGKALAYRLGIPVVGVHHLLGHLTAAELCAPELTRPYLGLVVSGGHTALYRVEAEGAPALLGETLDDAAGEAFDKVAKLLGLGFPGGPAVAAAAVQGDPKAVDFPRPMSKRPGLGFSYSGLKTAVAIEVERRGGQGALSEGEIADLAASFEAAATDILVLKARRAIAAEGLASLAVVGGVAANRRLRDQMERAGKKDDFDVVFPPRELCTDNAAMIAAAGARLLAEGYHDGIDLNAFSRVPLGETPWRSAIADAVSETT